The genomic stretch CTGGGCCACAAAGTGACCCTGGTCAGCGACACCGCCCTGGAAGATTCCCTGGCTGAGTCCCTGAAGTTTGAAGGCGAGACCTTCTCCCGTGCGCCAGTCGTGACCGTAATGGGCCACGTTGACCATGGTAAGACCTCGCTGCTCGACTACATCCGTCGTGCCAAGGTAGCTGCGGGCGAAGCCGGCGGTATCACCCAGCACATCGGTGCCTACCACGTTGAAACCGAACGCGGCATGGTCACCTTCCTTGACACCCCAGGTCACGCCGCGTTTACCGCCATGCGTGCCCGTGGTGCCAAGGCGACCGACATCGTGATCCTGGTAGTTGCAGCGGACGACGGCGTGATGCCGCAGACCATTGAAGCTGTCCAGCACGCCAAGGCCGCTGGTGTTCCTCTGGTCGTTGCAGTGAACAAAATCGACAAGCCGGGCGCCGATCTCGATCGCATCCGTAGCGAACTGTCGGTTCATGGCGTGACGTCGGAAGAGTGGGGCGGTGATACGCCATTCGTTTCGGTTTCGGCGAAAGTCGGTACCGGTGTAGACGAACTGCTCGAAGCCGTCCTGCTGCAAGCCGAAGTTCTCGAACTGAAAGCAACTCCATCGGCCCCTGGTCGCGGTGTTGTGGTTGAATCGCGTCTCGACAAAGGTCGTGGCCCGGTTGCAACCGTTCTGGTTCAAGACGGTACCCTGCGCCAAGGCGACATGGTCCTGGTCGGTTCGAACTATGGCCGTGTACGTGCCATGCTCGACGAGAACGGCAAGCCAATCAAGGAAGCCGGTCCTTCCATCCCTGTCGAGATCCTCGGCCTGGACGGTACCCCGGACGCTGGCGACGAGATGAGCGTGGTTGCCGACGAGAAGAAAGCCCGTGAAGTGGCTCTGTTCCGTCAAGGCAAGTTCCGTGAAGTCAAACTGGCTCGTGCTCACGCAGGCAAGCTGGAAAACATCTTCGAGAACATGGGCCAGGAAGAGAAGAAGACGCTTAACATCGTCCTCAAATCTGACGTTCGTGGTTCGTTGGAAGCGTTGAACGGCGCCTTGAACGGCCTGGGTAACGACGAAGTGCAAGTGCGTGTAGTGGGTGGCGGTGTCGGTGGTATCACCGAGTCCGACGCCAACCTGGCACTGGCCTCCAACGCTGTACTGTTCGGCTTCAACGTGCGTGCCGATGCTGGCGCGCGCAAGATCGTCGAGCAGGAAGGCCTGGATATGCGTTACTACAACGTGATCTACGACATCATCGAAGACGTCAAGAAGGCCCTGACCGGCATGCTTGGCAGCGACGTCCGGGAGAACATCCTGGGTATTGCTGAAGTCCGCGACGTGTTCCGTTCGCCGAAGTTTGGCGCGATCGCCGGTTGCATGGTTGTTGAAGGTATCGTGCACCGTAACCGTCCAATCCGTGTACTGCGTGAAGACATCGTTATCTTCGAAGGCGAGCTGGAATCCCTGCGCCGCTTCAAGGATGACGCTTCCGAAGTACGTGCTGGCATGGAATGCGGTATCGGCGTGAAGAGCTACAACGACGTCAAAGTCGGTGACAAGATCGAAGTCTTCGAGAAGGTTCAGGTTGCTCGCAGCCTCTAACTCGCGCACTTCAAGAGCCGTGATGGGCAGCCGCATGCAAATGCACGGCGCATCGCCCGGACTCTAAACGCAACGCCCGGTCTGGCTTCTGTCAGGCCGGGCGTTTGCCGCTTTCAGACCACACGGGTTTCACCGTGAGGCAGTAACAGGTAACAAGACATGGCAAAAGAATACAGCCGTACCCAACGTATCGGCGATCAGATGCAGCGTGAGCTGGCACAACTGATCCGTCGTGAAGTCAAAGACCCGCGTGTTGGTCTGGTCACCATTACCGCTGTTGAAGTCAGCCGTGACGTCGGTCACGCCAAGATCTTCATCACCGTGATGGGCCAGGACAGTGCCGAGGACATCGCACAAAGCATCAAGGTGCTGAACTCGGCTGCAGGCTTCCTGCGCATGCAGCTGGCTCGCGAGATGAAGCTGCGTAGCGTTCCGCAACTGCACTTCCACTATGACGAAAGTGTCGTACGTGGTGCTCATCTGTCGGCATTGATCGAGCGCGCCGTGGCTGAAGACAATCAGCACCCGGTCGCGGCAGAAACCGAAGACACCAAGGAGTAATCGGTGGCTCAGGTCAAACGTATCCGTCGTAACGTCAGCGGCATCATCCTGCTCGACAAGCCGTTGGGGTTCACCTCCAACGCTGCCTTGCAGAAGGTGCGCTGGTTGCTCAATGCCGAAAAGGCTGGCCACACCGGCAGTCTCGACCCGTTGGCCACCGGCGTGTTGCCGCTGTGCTTCGGTGAGGCGACCAAGTTCTCGCAATACCTGCTCGATTCCGACAAGGGTTATGAAACCCTGGCGCAATTGGGCAAGACCACCACCACGGCGGATGCCGAGGGTGACGTTTTGCAGGAACGCCCGGTGACCGTTGGTCGCACCGATATCGAAGCTGTATTGCCCAGTTTTCGCGGGAAAATCAGTCAGATACCGCCGATGTACTCGGCACTCAAACGCGATGGCCAGCCGTTGTACAAGCTGGCACGAGCAGGCGAAGTGGTGGAGCGCGAACCGCGATCTGTTACTATTGCGCGCTTGGAATTGCTGGCCTTTGAAGGTGACACTGCGCGCTTTGCCGTAGATTGCAGCAAAGGCACCTATATCCGTACCCTGGTGGAGGATATTGGTGAACAGCTCGGCTGTGGTGCTTACGTGGCAGAACTGCGACGTACCCAGGCCGGTCCATTCAGCCTGGCCCAGACGGTCACGCTGGAAGAGTTGGAAGCGGTACATGCCGAAGGCGGCAACGAAGCGGTTGACCGTTTCCTGATGCCATCGGACAGCGGCTTGCTGGATTGGCCGCTGCTGCAGTTCTCGGAGCACAGCTCGTTCTACTGGCTCAACGGCCAGCCGGTTCGCGCCCCGGATGCACCGAAGTTCGGCATGGTACGGGTACAGGATCACAATGGTCGCTTCATCGGTATCGGTGAAGTGAGCGAAGACGGGCGCATCGCGCCACGTCGACTGATTCGGTCAGAATGACCGGACGAGGGTGGCTGTTAACAGGCACGGTCACTACTCATTTTTAGATACAGGGATTTGTCCCTGGCCTGTTGAAACTGCCCTTTGGGTGGTTTCCTGATAAAAGGATTGCCTCATGGCTCTCGACGTTCAAGAAAAAGCACAAATCGTAGCTGACTACCAGCAAGCTGTTGGTGACACTGGTTCGCCAGAAGTGCAAGTTGCACTGCTGACCCACAACATCAACAAGCTGCAAGGTCACTTCAAGGCCAACGGTAAAGATCACCACTCCCGTCGTGGTCTGATCCGCATGGTAAACCAGCGTCGTAAGCTGCTGGACTACCTGAAAGGCAAGGATCTGGGTCGTTATCAGACTCTGATCGGTCGCCTGGGTCTGCGTCGCTAATAAGCGATTGCGCTAGAGGTTGGTTGTCTGTCGTACGTCAGTGGGATTCCCGCTGGCGCATGGCAGGCTCCCAGCCTCAAGTTTTATCTGGATACACGTTTTACCCTGGACAGGCGTTGGGCCGATTCCCGACATTGCCCAAGAATTTCGCAAGAAGACAAGTTCCCCAAGAGCCACAAAGAAGGTAGGACACCGTGAACCCGGTAATCAAAAAATTCCAGTTCGGTCAGTCGACCGTTACCCTCGAGACTGGCCGTATCGCCCGTCAGGCCTCCGGCGCAGTATTGGTCACCGTTGACGACGACGTCAGCGTGTTGGTGACTGTAGTCGGTGCCAAGCAAGCCGATCCAGGCAAAGGCTTCTTCCCTCTGTCCGTCCACTACCAGGAAAAGACTTACGCTGCCGGTAAGATCCCTGGCGGTTTCTTCAAGCGTGAAGGCCGTCCTTCCGAGAAAGAAACCCTGACTTCCCGACTGATCGACCGTCCGATCCGTCCGCTGTTCCCAGAAGGCTTCATGAACGAAGTGCAGGTTGTCTGCACCGTCGTTTCCACCAGCAAGAAGACCGATCCGGACATCGCTGCGATGATCGGTACCTCGGCTGCCCTGGCCATCTCCGGCATTCCTTTCGATGGCCCGATCGGCGCTGCCCGCGTTGCGTTCCACGAAAGCACCGGCTACCTGCTGAACCCGACTTACGAACAACAGAAAGCTTCGAGCCTGGACATGGTCGTTGCCGGTACTTCGGAAGCCGTGTTGATGGTTGAATCGGAAGCCAAAGAGCTGACCGAAGACCAGATGCTGGGCGCGGTACTGTTTGCTCACGACGAGTTCCAGGTGGTGATCAACGCTGTTAAAGAACTGGCTGCCGAAGCTGCCAAGCCAACCTGGACCTGGGCTCCTGCGCCTGAAGCCACTGCACTGCTGGGCGCTATCCGTGCCGAGTTCGGCGACGCTATCTCCCAGGCTTACGCCATCACCGTCAAGGCCGACCGTTACGCTCGCCTGGGCGAGTTGAAGGATCAGGTTGTAGCCAAGCTGTCCGGTGAAGAAGGCCAGCCTTCTTCCAGCGAAGTGAAAGCGGCCTTCGGCGAAATCGAATACCGCACCGTTCGCGAAAACATCGTCAACGGCAAGCCACGTATCGATGGTCGCGACACCAAGACCGTACGCCCGCTGAACATCGAAGTCGGTGTTCTGCCCAAGACCCACGGTTCGGCTCTGTTCACCCGTGGCGAAACCCAGGCCCTGGTAGTCGCGACTCTGGGCACTGCCCGTGACGCACAACTGCTGGACACCCTGGAAGGCGAGAAAAAAGACCCGTTCATGCTGCACTACAACTTCCCTCCGTTCTCGGTAGGTGAGTGTGGTCGCATGGGTGGCGCTGGTCGTCGCGAAATCGGTCACGGCCGTCTGGCTCGTCGTTCGATCGCTGCCATGCTGCCTGCTGCCGATGTGTTCCCGTACACCATCCGCGTGGTATCGGAAATCACCGAATCCAACGGTTCGAGCTCCATGGCTTCCGTTTGCGGCGCTTCCCTGGCCCTGATGGACGCTGGTGTACCGATGAAGGCACCGGTTGCCGGTATCGCCATGGGTCTGGTTAAAGAAGGCGAGAAGTTCGCCGTCCTGACCGACATCCTGGGCGACGAAGACCACCTCGGCGACATGGACTTCAAGGTAGCCGGTACCGCCAAAGGTGTTACCGCGCTGCAGATGGACATCAAGATCAAGGGCATCACCGAAGAAATCATGGAAATCGCTCTGGGCCAAGCCCTGGAAGCGCGCCTGAACATCCTCGGTCAGATGAACCAGATCATTGGTCAGTCCCGCACTGAGCTGTCGGAAAATGCTCCGACCATGATCGCGATGAAAATCGACACCGACAAAATCCGTGATGTCATCGGTAAAGGCGGCGCGACCATCCGTGCGATCTGTGAAGAAACCAAGGCTTCGATCGACATCGAAGACGACGGTTCGATCAAGATCTTCGGCGAAACCAAGGAAGCTGCTGAAGCTGCTCGTCAGCGCGTCCTGGGCATCACCGCAGAAGCCGAGATCGGCAAGATCTACGTCGGTAAGGTTGAGCGCATCGTCGACTTCGGCGCATTCGTCAACATCCTGCCGGGCAAGGACGGTCTGGTTCACATCTCGATGCTGAGCGACGCTCGCGTAGAGAAAGTGACCGACATCCTCAAAGAAGGCCAGGAAGTGGAAGTACTGGTACTGGACGTGGACAACCGCGGCCGTATCAAGCTGTCCATCAAAGACGTAGCAGCAGCCAAGGCTTCGGGCGTTTAATCACGCCCTGCGCCTGACCGCTTCAACGTTCCGAGAAATGCCCCGCAGTGAAAGCTGCGGGGCATTTTTTTGCCTGCAAGAAATTGACACCACCGGGGAAGTTGCCTGACCCCAAAGTCAGTGCTAGGTTTAGCCCACCGCCCGTGTAGCTCAGTCGGTAGAGCAGCGCACTCGTAACGCGAAGGTCGCAGGTTCGATTCCTGTCTCGGGCACCAGGCAGTACCTGTTTTCCAATGATCCCGAATGGTTCTGAAGGCCAGATACACCAGGCAACACGCGGTTTATTTGCGTCAGAGAGATCCTTGATGATCCAGATCCATCTTCCATTCCCCAGATCAAAGAGAACGCCATGACCGTTAACGCATTGACCCAAGAAGCCAGGCACGAACAAGCGCT from Pseudomonas sp. S04 encodes the following:
- the infB gene encoding translation initiation factor IF-2 is translated as MTQVTVKQLADEVKTPVERLLQQMREAGLPHTAAEEHVTDSEKQSLLTHLKSSHKAKVEEPRKITLQRKTTSTLRVAGSKSISVEVRKKKVFVQRSPEEIEAERKRELEERRAVENAARQKAEEEAKRRAEEEARRQPAAAQTATSGAVAAPAAAAEPVRESAPVAAAPAPSADVRNKQNEQRRPDKPRADDNSRRGSGDGERKNAPHRASVKEKAPAPRVAPRTTDEESDSFRRGGRGKAKLKKRNAHGFQSPTGPVVREVKIGETITVGDLAQQMSVKAAEIIKFMFKLGTPATINQVLDQETAQLVAEELGHKVTLVSDTALEDSLAESLKFEGETFSRAPVVTVMGHVDHGKTSLLDYIRRAKVAAGEAGGITQHIGAYHVETERGMVTFLDTPGHAAFTAMRARGAKATDIVILVVAADDGVMPQTIEAVQHAKAAGVPLVVAVNKIDKPGADLDRIRSELSVHGVTSEEWGGDTPFVSVSAKVGTGVDELLEAVLLQAEVLELKATPSAPGRGVVVESRLDKGRGPVATVLVQDGTLRQGDMVLVGSNYGRVRAMLDENGKPIKEAGPSIPVEILGLDGTPDAGDEMSVVADEKKAREVALFRQGKFREVKLARAHAGKLENIFENMGQEEKKTLNIVLKSDVRGSLEALNGALNGLGNDEVQVRVVGGGVGGITESDANLALASNAVLFGFNVRADAGARKIVEQEGLDMRYYNVIYDIIEDVKKALTGMLGSDVRENILGIAEVRDVFRSPKFGAIAGCMVVEGIVHRNRPIRVLREDIVIFEGELESLRRFKDDASEVRAGMECGIGVKSYNDVKVGDKIEVFEKVQVARSL
- the rbfA gene encoding 30S ribosome-binding factor RbfA encodes the protein MAKEYSRTQRIGDQMQRELAQLIRREVKDPRVGLVTITAVEVSRDVGHAKIFITVMGQDSAEDIAQSIKVLNSAAGFLRMQLAREMKLRSVPQLHFHYDESVVRGAHLSALIERAVAEDNQHPVAAETEDTKE
- the truB gene encoding tRNA pseudouridine(55) synthase TruB translates to MAQVKRIRRNVSGIILLDKPLGFTSNAALQKVRWLLNAEKAGHTGSLDPLATGVLPLCFGEATKFSQYLLDSDKGYETLAQLGKTTTTADAEGDVLQERPVTVGRTDIEAVLPSFRGKISQIPPMYSALKRDGQPLYKLARAGEVVEREPRSVTIARLELLAFEGDTARFAVDCSKGTYIRTLVEDIGEQLGCGAYVAELRRTQAGPFSLAQTVTLEELEAVHAEGGNEAVDRFLMPSDSGLLDWPLLQFSEHSSFYWLNGQPVRAPDAPKFGMVRVQDHNGRFIGIGEVSEDGRIAPRRLIRSE
- the rpsO gene encoding 30S ribosomal protein S15; the encoded protein is MALDVQEKAQIVADYQQAVGDTGSPEVQVALLTHNINKLQGHFKANGKDHHSRRGLIRMVNQRRKLLDYLKGKDLGRYQTLIGRLGLRR
- the pnp gene encoding polyribonucleotide nucleotidyltransferase; translation: MNPVIKKFQFGQSTVTLETGRIARQASGAVLVTVDDDVSVLVTVVGAKQADPGKGFFPLSVHYQEKTYAAGKIPGGFFKREGRPSEKETLTSRLIDRPIRPLFPEGFMNEVQVVCTVVSTSKKTDPDIAAMIGTSAALAISGIPFDGPIGAARVAFHESTGYLLNPTYEQQKASSLDMVVAGTSEAVLMVESEAKELTEDQMLGAVLFAHDEFQVVINAVKELAAEAAKPTWTWAPAPEATALLGAIRAEFGDAISQAYAITVKADRYARLGELKDQVVAKLSGEEGQPSSSEVKAAFGEIEYRTVRENIVNGKPRIDGRDTKTVRPLNIEVGVLPKTHGSALFTRGETQALVVATLGTARDAQLLDTLEGEKKDPFMLHYNFPPFSVGECGRMGGAGRREIGHGRLARRSIAAMLPAADVFPYTIRVVSEITESNGSSSMASVCGASLALMDAGVPMKAPVAGIAMGLVKEGEKFAVLTDILGDEDHLGDMDFKVAGTAKGVTALQMDIKIKGITEEIMEIALGQALEARLNILGQMNQIIGQSRTELSENAPTMIAMKIDTDKIRDVIGKGGATIRAICEETKASIDIEDDGSIKIFGETKEAAEAARQRVLGITAEAEIGKIYVGKVERIVDFGAFVNILPGKDGLVHISMLSDARVEKVTDILKEGQEVEVLVLDVDNRGRIKLSIKDVAAAKASGV